The following proteins are encoded in a genomic region of Catellatospora sp. TT07R-123:
- a CDS encoding glycosyltransferase family 2 protein: MKLSILMPVYNEEARLGEALKQALAVDYPCETELVVVNDGSKDATAEILNNWDDSRLRAIHHAKNAGKGAAIRTAVDSATGDYMVILDADLEYDPKDIPKLLGPVLEGRSKVVYGNRTFGGHAAFSFWYVMGNKGVTLFANILFNSYIGDLETCFKLMPLELYRSLNIKSKGFGMEAEATGKLLRRKIRPYEVPISYNARTREEGKKITAMDGIEALLILMRERVRPIPKQR; encoded by the coding sequence GTGAAGCTATCCATTCTCATGCCGGTCTACAACGAAGAGGCCCGGCTTGGCGAGGCGCTCAAGCAGGCGCTGGCGGTCGACTACCCCTGTGAGACCGAGCTGGTCGTGGTCAACGACGGCAGCAAGGACGCCACGGCCGAGATCCTCAACAACTGGGACGACTCCCGGTTGCGGGCGATCCACCACGCCAAGAACGCGGGCAAGGGTGCGGCGATCCGCACCGCGGTCGACTCCGCCACCGGTGACTACATGGTCATCCTGGACGCCGACCTCGAATACGACCCCAAGGACATCCCGAAGCTGCTCGGCCCGGTGCTGGAGGGCCGCAGCAAGGTCGTCTACGGCAATCGCACCTTCGGCGGCCACGCGGCCTTCTCGTTCTGGTACGTGATGGGCAACAAGGGCGTGACCCTGTTCGCCAACATCCTGTTCAACTCGTACATCGGCGACCTGGAGACCTGCTTCAAGCTGATGCCGCTGGAGCTGTACCGGTCGCTGAACATCAAGTCCAAGGGCTTCGGCATGGAGGCTGAGGCCACCGGGAAGCTGCTGCGCCGCAAGATCCGCCCGTACGAGGTGCCGATCAGCTACAACGCGCGCACCCGCGAAGAGGGCAAGAAGATCACCGCGATGGACGGCATCGAGGCGCTGCTCATCCTCATGCGCGAGCGCGTCCGCCCGATCCCGAAGCAGCGCTGA
- a CDS encoding cell wall metabolism sensor histidine kinase WalK, which translates to MPDRRTDLTVPIRVLAAPPRPVRSATTLTTRAVAAGLLVALISVLVTALVAVPLAARAAERAAREGLAVQTDVVALILKNRRTAASDEKLMQQLRKLDDGTTGFLITGGAPDRTGLPDRVVRQIAAGQPVSERLALVDGSLAVIEGRPLGDGDGVVLARPAGTGLARQVLRNLWLPLLAGLGAGVLAGVLLGRRLARPIRNAATAAARLSSGDRAVRLHAEPPLEVERLAQSINELAEALATSEGRQREFLLSISHELRTPLTTIRGYAEALSDGVVDADAAPGVGQTMLAEAERLDRLVADLLSLARLDAADFPIEPAQVELVSLVRSAERAFAPRVATAGVLLHADVPPHEVWSYTDPVRLRQIIDGLVENALRVVPQGRPIVLGVREQSGRAVVEVRDGGPGLSDDDLAVAFQRGALFQRYQGVRQTGTGLGLALVAGLARRLGGTIEAGHAAEGGARFTVYLPRTSG; encoded by the coding sequence ATGCCTGACCGCCGCACCGACCTGACCGTGCCGATCCGGGTGCTCGCCGCCCCGCCGAGACCGGTCCGCAGCGCCACCACCCTGACCACCCGCGCGGTCGCCGCGGGCCTGCTCGTCGCGCTGATCTCGGTACTGGTGACGGCCCTGGTCGCGGTGCCGCTGGCCGCCCGCGCCGCCGAGCGCGCCGCCCGGGAGGGCCTGGCCGTCCAGACCGACGTGGTGGCCCTGATCCTGAAGAACCGCCGCACCGCGGCCTCCGACGAGAAGCTGATGCAGCAGCTGCGCAAGCTCGACGACGGCACCACGGGCTTCCTGATCACCGGCGGCGCGCCCGACCGCACCGGCCTGCCCGACCGGGTGGTCCGGCAGATCGCGGCCGGCCAGCCGGTGAGCGAGCGGCTGGCCCTGGTCGACGGCAGCCTGGCCGTGATCGAGGGACGTCCGCTGGGCGACGGCGACGGCGTCGTGCTGGCCCGGCCCGCCGGGACCGGGCTGGCCCGGCAGGTGCTGCGCAACCTGTGGCTGCCGCTGCTGGCCGGGCTGGGCGCGGGCGTGCTGGCGGGGGTGCTGCTGGGCCGGCGGCTGGCCCGCCCGATCCGCAACGCGGCCACCGCGGCGGCGCGGCTCAGCTCCGGCGACCGGGCCGTACGCCTGCACGCCGAGCCGCCGCTGGAGGTGGAGCGCCTGGCGCAGTCGATCAACGAGCTGGCCGAGGCGCTGGCCACCAGCGAGGGCCGCCAGCGCGAATTCCTGCTCTCGATCTCGCACGAGCTGCGCACCCCGCTGACCACCATCCGGGGGTACGCCGAGGCGCTGTCGGACGGGGTCGTCGACGCCGACGCCGCGCCGGGCGTCGGGCAGACCATGCTCGCCGAGGCGGAACGGCTGGACCGGCTGGTGGCCGACCTGCTGTCGCTGGCCCGCCTCGACGCCGCGGACTTCCCCATCGAGCCCGCCCAGGTGGAGCTCGTGTCGCTGGTGCGCTCGGCCGAGCGGGCGTTCGCGCCCCGGGTGGCGACCGCGGGCGTGCTGCTGCACGCCGACGTGCCGCCGCACGAGGTGTGGTCGTACACCGACCCGGTGCGGCTGCGGCAGATCATCGACGGCCTGGTCGAGAACGCGCTGCGGGTGGTGCCGCAGGGCCGCCCGATCGTGCTCGGGGTGCGCGAGCAGTCCGGCCGCGCCGTGGTCGAGGTCCGCGACGGCGGTCCGGGCCTCAGCGACGACGACCTGGCGGTCGCGTTCCAGCGCGGTGCGCTGTTCCAGCGCTACCAGGGGGTACGGCAGACCGGCACCGGCCTGGGCCTGGCGCTGGTGGCGGGGCTGGCCCGGCGTCTGGGCGGCACCATCGAGGCCGGGCACGCCGCCGAGGGCGGAGCCCGGTTCACGGTTTACCTTCCCCGTACGTCGGGCTGA
- a CDS encoding response regulator transcription factor yields MAGVTEKGLVLVVEDERPIADLIRLYLQRDGYGVQVEQDGNAGLAAARRLRPVACVLDIALPGLDGTEICRRLRADDIWVPIIFLTARDDEVDRIVGLELGADDYLTKPFSPRELVARLKAVLRRSGAAPEPDRSRTVGTVRLDPSRREVTADGRSIHLTSTEFDLLAHLMSRPGRVYTRDELLSTVWGYAAHGGTRTVDVHVAQVRAKLGEAAGILRTVRGVGYTADA; encoded by the coding sequence ATGGCGGGCGTGACTGAGAAAGGTCTGGTCCTCGTCGTCGAGGACGAGCGGCCCATCGCCGACCTGATCCGGCTCTACCTACAGCGCGACGGCTACGGCGTGCAGGTCGAGCAGGACGGCAACGCGGGGCTCGCCGCGGCGCGGCGGCTGCGGCCGGTGGCGTGCGTGCTCGACATCGCGCTGCCCGGCCTGGACGGCACGGAGATCTGCCGCCGCCTGCGGGCCGACGACATCTGGGTCCCGATCATCTTCCTCACCGCCCGCGACGACGAGGTCGACCGCATCGTCGGCCTGGAACTGGGCGCCGACGACTACCTGACCAAGCCGTTCAGCCCCCGGGAGCTGGTCGCCCGGCTCAAGGCGGTGCTGCGCCGCTCCGGCGCCGCCCCCGAGCCCGACCGCAGCCGCACCGTCGGGACGGTGCGGCTCGACCCGTCCCGCCGCGAGGTGACCGCCGACGGCCGGTCGATCCACCTGACCAGCACCGAGTTCGACCTGCTGGCGCACCTGATGAGCCGCCCCGGCCGGGTCTACACCCGCGACGAGCTGCTCAGCACGGTGTGGGGCTACGCCGCCCACGGCGGCACCCGCACCGTCGACGTGCACGTCGCCCAGGTGCGGGCCAAGCTGGGCGAGGCCGCGGGCATCCTGCGTACGGTCCGGGGCGTGGGGTACACCGCCGATGCCTGA
- a CDS encoding rhomboid family intramembrane serine protease, with protein MTSPAPQSGQAAVPVCYRHRGRETHLTCTRCGRPICPDCMIPASVGHQCPDCVAEGRRTQRPALTHFGGSRAGMHGYVTKALIGINVAVFAVLAVLYGMDTLTSGSTPVHEWGAALGRTVTKIEGGLYLGALPQYGEVFTGIHDGAYYRLFTAMFLHYGVIHLALNMWALWVLGRSLEAALGPIRFAALYLLCGFGGNVACALLSPYAFSAGASTAIFGLFAAYFLVLRRLGRDAMSVVPVILVNVVISFLPGISWQGHLGGFVTGVACGLGLAYAPRENRNFVQAAVLAGVFAVLVAVAVFVPPLTQG; from the coding sequence ATGACGTCTCCCGCACCCCAGAGTGGTCAAGCCGCTGTGCCAGTCTGCTACCGCCACCGGGGGCGGGAGACGCATCTGACCTGCACCAGGTGCGGACGGCCGATCTGCCCCGACTGCATGATCCCGGCGTCGGTCGGGCACCAGTGCCCCGACTGCGTCGCCGAGGGCCGCCGCACCCAGCGCCCCGCGCTGACCCACTTCGGCGGGTCGCGCGCGGGCATGCACGGGTATGTCACCAAGGCGCTGATCGGCATCAACGTCGCCGTCTTCGCCGTGCTGGCCGTCCTGTACGGCATGGACACCCTGACCAGCGGTTCGACCCCGGTGCACGAGTGGGGCGCGGCGCTCGGCCGCACCGTCACCAAGATCGAGGGCGGCCTCTACCTCGGCGCGCTGCCGCAGTACGGCGAGGTCTTCACCGGCATCCACGACGGGGCCTACTACCGCCTCTTCACGGCGATGTTCCTGCACTACGGCGTGATCCACCTCGCGCTGAACATGTGGGCGCTGTGGGTGCTCGGCCGGTCCCTGGAGGCCGCGCTCGGCCCGATCCGGTTCGCGGCGCTCTACCTGCTGTGCGGGTTCGGCGGCAACGTGGCCTGCGCGCTGCTCAGCCCGTACGCGTTCTCCGCCGGTGCGTCGACGGCCATCTTCGGCCTGTTCGCGGCGTACTTCCTCGTGCTGCGGCGGCTGGGGCGCGACGCGATGTCGGTCGTGCCGGTCATCCTGGTCAACGTCGTGATCTCGTTCCTGCCGGGCATCTCGTGGCAGGGTCACCTGGGCGGGTTCGTCACCGGCGTCGCCTGCGGCCTGGGCCTGGCCTACGCGCCGCGGGAGAACCGCAACTTCGTGCAGGCGGCGGTGCTGGCCGGGGTGTTCGCGGTGCTGGTGGCGGTGGCGGTGTTCGTACCACCGCTGACGCAGGGGTAG
- a CDS encoding peptidylprolyl isomerase, with protein sequence MADARYAVLHTSAGPIRLELFGNHAPKTVRNFVELAEGTREGATDPRTGAPIKGPYYDGTPFHRVIDGFMIQTGDPTGTGRGGPGYTFADEIHPELVFDKPYLLAMANAGPGTNGSQFFITTAPTSWLNRKHTIFGVVADAESQKIVDSISSTATDPMDRPLEPLVIERIEIER encoded by the coding sequence GTGGCTGACGCCCGTTACGCCGTCCTGCACACCAGCGCCGGCCCGATCCGTCTTGAGCTGTTCGGCAACCACGCGCCCAAGACCGTCCGCAACTTCGTGGAGCTCGCCGAGGGCACCCGCGAGGGCGCGACCGACCCGCGCACCGGTGCTCCGATCAAGGGGCCGTACTACGACGGCACCCCGTTCCACCGCGTGATCGACGGCTTCATGATCCAGACTGGCGACCCGACCGGCACCGGTCGCGGCGGCCCCGGCTACACCTTCGCCGACGAGATCCACCCGGAGCTGGTCTTCGACAAGCCGTACCTGCTGGCGATGGCGAACGCCGGCCCGGGCACCAACGGGTCGCAGTTCTTCATCACCACCGCGCCGACGTCGTGGCTGAACCGCAAGCACACCATCTTCGGCGTGGTCGCCGACGCGGAGTCGCAGAAGATCGTCGACTCGATCTCCAGCACCGCGACGGACCCGATGGACCGCCCGCTGGAGCCGCTCGTCATCGAGCGAATCGAGATTGAGCGCTAG